Proteins from a genomic interval of Corynebacterium freiburgense:
- the thiE gene encoding thiamine phosphate synthase, with protein MDSATLYLVTDARRHVYGNNPRGLVELAEQACAAGVDIIQLRDKNSPGVHEFGAMEAGQELEFLSALREVCQRYGKLMAVNDRADIAYAAKSDVFHIGQKDLPPLFAREILGPDVIIGKSCHTASDIDVALADPCVDYFCTGPVWSTPTKPGRAAVGLDLVRVAAEKEKQSVQNQTVFKPWFAIGGINKGSVGSTIAAGARRIVVVRAITEAPDPGVAVTELLAAINHSIKEGQ; from the coding sequence ATGGACTCCGCAACATTGTATTTGGTCACCGATGCTCGGCGTCATGTGTATGGAAATAACCCACGTGGGCTTGTAGAACTTGCTGAACAAGCGTGTGCTGCAGGAGTGGATATTATTCAACTTCGGGATAAAAATTCTCCAGGGGTACACGAATTTGGTGCGATGGAAGCGGGCCAAGAATTGGAATTTCTTAGTGCGCTACGGGAAGTATGTCAGCGCTATGGCAAACTCATGGCCGTTAATGATCGCGCCGATATTGCTTATGCGGCAAAGTCGGATGTATTCCATATTGGTCAGAAAGACTTACCTCCACTATTTGCCCGGGAGATACTAGGGCCAGATGTAATTATTGGAAAATCCTGCCATACAGCTTCGGATATTGATGTTGCACTAGCGGACCCATGTGTAGATTATTTTTGTACTGGCCCGGTATGGTCTACACCTACAAAACCGGGGCGGGCTGCGGTGGGATTAGATTTAGTTCGGGTTGCTGCAGAAAAAGAAAAACAAAGTGTGCAAAACCAAACAGTGTTTAAACCTTGGTTTGCTATTGGGGGAATAAATAAAGGGAGTGTCGGTTCCACAATCGCTGCAGGTGCAAGGCGTATTGTGGTTGTTCGGGCCATTACTGAAGCTCCCGATCCAGGGGTTGCGGTAACAGAACTTTTAGCAGCAATCAATCATTCAATTAAGGAGGGACAGTGA
- a CDS encoding serine/threonine protein kinase: MTEATTGPITGPITGPITEVSTGPVTGPISEARTAAVPFDPFADDGDEDEYEVSFGIPVDSSTRSRNEALTTFRQRRGTHRNQRAVADGMVQLPFVAPTDPEAELIEPNSKYDPPVLQRGDVVAGQYEVLGVLAHGGLGWIYLANDRNVSGRVVVLKGLATSLADHDRAVADAEREFLADITHPGIIKIFNFIDDPRGELIVMEYASGPSLRDRRKDGIISPDIAIGYILEVLPALDYLHSRGVVYNDLKPDNIIITEDQVKLIDLGAVSGIGAFGYIYGTKGFQAPEVSKDGPSVASDIYTVGRTLASLICDLPVVDGIFAPGIPSPSDEPIFRRYLSLYRLLLRATDPNPESRFSSVRELQTQLYGVLREILAVRDGKQFPAQYSVFSPQRTTFGTKHTVFRTDQLIDGIARTVRITPPEIVAALPVPLLDTTDPGAHMLTGYSYAEPHEAIETIREAMDEYPTSREIPLGMVRALLDLGLTAEARAMLNSLDHFNTDWRHQWYSGITDLLLDDYKAAQEHFNNVLIILPGEAAPKLALAVVDELLLQQAGFEQTPLLDAPMIAAAQLLDSATDSVVDFNIVDPTWSHLNQEPAALRFHAMRLYSLVWATNPTTISSAFGLTRMLMAEGQVEQAVAALDSVPQPSRHHRMAKLTTILHLVSGPPEQLTESRIRRAARRLEEIPTNEPRFLQIKIAVMNAALNWLRATELDCAAATDDIFDVPFTQRGLRRGIAKGLRLQARSSPFARHRYALVDMANTVRPTTWF; the protein is encoded by the coding sequence ATGACGGAAGCAACCACGGGACCGATTACTGGCCCAATCACCGGACCAATCACGGAAGTAAGCACCGGGCCAGTCACCGGACCAATATCAGAAGCCCGCACCGCTGCTGTTCCATTCGACCCTTTTGCGGATGATGGCGATGAAGATGAATACGAAGTCTCATTCGGTATCCCAGTAGATTCTAGTACTCGCTCTCGAAATGAAGCGCTGACTACTTTCCGCCAGCGGCGTGGCACGCATAGAAACCAACGCGCCGTCGCCGATGGCATGGTGCAATTACCTTTCGTTGCACCTACTGATCCCGAAGCTGAACTTATTGAGCCGAATAGCAAATATGATCCACCTGTCTTACAACGAGGCGACGTTGTTGCAGGGCAATATGAAGTACTCGGTGTCCTCGCGCATGGCGGCCTCGGCTGGATCTACCTGGCAAACGACCGCAATGTTTCTGGCCGCGTTGTGGTCCTTAAAGGTTTGGCAACATCACTGGCAGACCACGATCGAGCAGTAGCCGATGCGGAACGCGAATTTCTTGCAGATATTACACACCCCGGCATTATTAAGATCTTTAATTTTATTGATGACCCTCGCGGCGAACTCATTGTTATGGAATACGCTTCCGGGCCATCTTTACGAGACCGCCGGAAAGATGGGATTATTAGCCCCGATATTGCCATTGGCTATATTCTCGAAGTACTACCCGCATTAGATTATTTACATTCCCGCGGAGTGGTCTATAACGACCTTAAACCAGATAATATTATCATTACTGAAGACCAGGTAAAGCTAATTGATCTTGGCGCTGTCTCCGGAATCGGTGCATTCGGCTACATTTACGGAACAAAAGGATTTCAAGCACCAGAAGTTTCCAAAGATGGCCCTTCAGTAGCTTCAGATATTTACACTGTTGGCCGCACTCTAGCCTCGCTAATCTGTGACCTGCCAGTGGTTGATGGCATATTTGCACCGGGTATTCCATCCCCCAGTGATGAACCAATTTTCCGCCGCTATTTAAGCCTTTACCGGCTCCTTTTGCGGGCTACAGATCCAAATCCTGAATCACGTTTTAGCAGTGTAAGAGAACTACAAACCCAGCTCTATGGTGTCCTAAGAGAAATTCTCGCTGTTCGTGATGGCAAGCAATTCCCCGCCCAATATTCGGTATTTTCCCCGCAACGTACAACTTTTGGCACTAAGCACACGGTATTTCGCACAGACCAATTGATTGACGGTATTGCCCGCACGGTTCGCATTACACCCCCTGAAATAGTTGCAGCACTTCCAGTACCACTGCTTGATACTACCGATCCCGGCGCACATATGCTCACTGGTTATTCGTATGCAGAACCACATGAAGCGATTGAAACAATCCGTGAAGCTATGGATGAATACCCAACCAGTAGGGAAATCCCCTTAGGCATGGTTCGCGCACTCCTAGACCTTGGGCTTACTGCCGAGGCCCGTGCCATGTTGAATTCCCTCGACCACTTCAATACAGATTGGCGCCACCAGTGGTATTCAGGGATTACCGATCTACTTCTGGATGATTACAAAGCAGCCCAGGAACACTTTAATAACGTGCTTATTATTTTGCCTGGCGAAGCGGCACCCAAACTTGCCTTGGCCGTGGTAGATGAATTACTGCTGCAACAGGCCGGCTTTGAACAAACTCCGCTTCTCGACGCCCCAATGATCGCCGCTGCACAACTCCTCGATTCCGCCACAGATAGCGTAGTTGATTTTAATATTGTTGACCCAACATGGTCACACCTTAATCAGGAGCCAGCCGCCCTGCGTTTTCATGCCATGCGGCTTTATAGTTTGGTGTGGGCTACAAACCCAACAACGATTTCCTCTGCATTTGGGCTTACTCGCATGCTGATGGCCGAAGGCCAAGTAGAACAAGCGGTAGCCGCCCTCGATAGTGTGCCGCAGCCTTCCCGACACCATCGGATGGCAAAACTTACTACGATTCTCCATCTGGTGTCAGGCCCACCAGAGCAACTTACGGAATCGCGGATTAGACGCGCTGCCAGACGCCTCGAGGAAATCCCGACCAATGAGCCACGGTTCCTGCAAATCAAAATCGCAGTTATGAATGCCGCTTTGAACTGGCTCCGCGCCACCGAACTCGATTGTGCGGCCGCCACTGACGATATTTTCGACGTCCCGTTTACACAACGGGGATTGCGCCGCGGTATCGCCAAAGGACTTAGGCTACAAGCTCGATCATCACCCTTTGCACGACACCGCTATGCACTTGTTGATATGGCCAATACCGTTCGACCGACCACCTGGTTCTAA
- a CDS encoding glutamate ABC transporter substrate-binding protein, with product MKRFISIACCVALVACGAEVQPEPETNIVSPVALPLPPGAIIEEPGAITRPASREFLGSLRPDQRTPQERVPHIIERGRIIVGVDQSQNLMSFSDPTSGELRGFEVELAKEIAQDIFGDPNRIEFRFVDSTDRIRALESNQVDIVVQAMTITRKRQDQVAFSTPYFTAQTRILTVTNTDIQSAKDLAGSTVCVTDQSTGLDTTRREAPESRILRVRNWSDCLVALQQNQAAAIISDDAILSGIAAQDPYTKILPQVLGEENYGVAIAKPGHRHPTDGLIRQVNFTIERIQNDNTWWAMYQRWLEPYQTTPGPPPFEYREER from the coding sequence ATGAAGCGGTTTATTAGTATCGCTTGTTGCGTCGCTTTGGTTGCGTGCGGAGCAGAAGTACAACCGGAACCGGAAACAAATATTGTCTCCCCTGTTGCACTCCCCCTGCCACCCGGGGCGATTATTGAAGAACCAGGCGCTATTACTCGTCCAGCTTCGCGGGAATTTTTAGGTTCCTTGCGCCCCGATCAGCGCACTCCCCAGGAGCGTGTACCTCATATTATTGAACGCGGTCGCATTATTGTTGGTGTTGACCAATCCCAGAACCTTATGAGTTTTAGCGACCCAACAAGTGGCGAGTTACGGGGCTTCGAAGTCGAGTTGGCAAAAGAAATCGCACAGGATATTTTTGGAGACCCCAACCGTATTGAATTCCGCTTTGTGGATTCCACAGATCGCATCCGCGCATTAGAGTCCAACCAAGTAGATATCGTTGTACAGGCAATGACAATAACTCGGAAACGCCAAGATCAAGTGGCTTTTTCCACCCCCTACTTCACGGCTCAAACTCGAATACTTACTGTTACTAATACGGATATTCAATCCGCCAAGGATCTTGCTGGAAGTACAGTGTGCGTCACCGACCAATCAACGGGGCTGGACACGACGCGTCGAGAAGCACCGGAATCCCGCATACTCCGGGTACGCAACTGGTCTGATTGCCTTGTTGCACTGCAACAAAACCAGGCCGCAGCCATTATTTCTGACGACGCAATTTTGTCCGGGATTGCTGCCCAAGACCCCTATACAAAAATCCTTCCCCAAGTGCTCGGAGAGGAAAACTATGGAGTTGCAATAGCAAAACCCGGCCATAGGCACCCCACCGACGGCCTTATCCGGCAGGTCAATTTTACTATTGAGCGTATTCAAAACGACAATACTTGGTGGGCTATGTACCAACGATGGTTGGAACCCTACCAAACGACCCCCGGGCCACCGCCCTTTGAATACCGGGAGGAGCGATGA
- a CDS encoding acetate kinase, with protein MSALVLVLNSGSSSIKFQLVDPKKHATDEPFASGLVEQIGEPLGNVTLKFDGEKYVKQAPIPDHSIGLAMAFQLMTEHGCGPSNVEIAAVGHRVVHGGILFSQPEIITNEILNMIRDLIPLAPLHNPANIDGIEVARAILPDVPHVAVFDTGFFHSMPPAAALYAINAEVAAVHGVRRYGFHGTSHEYVSQHVPPLLDMPAEAVNQITLHLGNGASAAAIRGGKAIDTSMGMTPLAGLVMGTRSGDIDPGIVFHLHRSAGMSIDEIDALLNRQSGVKGISGVNDFRELSQLIEQENQDAWLAYNVYIHQLRRYIGSYMIALGRVNAITFTAGVGENAPNVRADALAGLEGFGIKIDPERNALPNDGAREISTDDSQIKVFVIPTNEELAIARKAMKLATKTES; from the coding sequence ATGTCTGCCTTGGTTTTGGTGCTGAATTCTGGTTCTTCCTCCATTAAATTTCAGCTCGTTGATCCTAAAAAGCACGCCACCGATGAACCATTTGCCTCTGGTTTAGTGGAGCAAATTGGAGAGCCACTAGGCAATGTCACCTTGAAATTTGATGGTGAAAAGTATGTAAAGCAAGCTCCGATTCCAGATCATTCTATTGGTTTGGCAATGGCGTTTCAGCTTATGACAGAGCATGGCTGTGGCCCATCAAATGTGGAGATTGCGGCGGTTGGTCACCGTGTAGTCCATGGTGGGATCCTGTTCTCCCAGCCAGAGATTATTACCAATGAGATCTTAAATATGATTCGGGATCTTATTCCATTGGCTCCATTGCATAATCCGGCCAATATCGACGGTATTGAAGTTGCCCGTGCAATTCTGCCTGATGTGCCCCATGTGGCAGTTTTTGATACTGGTTTCTTCCATTCAATGCCTCCAGCTGCGGCATTGTATGCGATCAATGCAGAGGTAGCAGCAGTTCATGGGGTGCGTAGATATGGTTTCCATGGAACTAGCCATGAGTATGTTTCGCAGCATGTGCCGCCGCTGCTTGATATGCCAGCGGAAGCAGTCAACCAAATCACGCTGCACTTGGGTAATGGTGCTTCAGCTGCGGCGATTCGGGGTGGCAAAGCGATCGATACATCTATGGGGATGACGCCGCTTGCAGGCTTGGTTATGGGAACTCGTTCTGGTGACATTGATCCAGGGATTGTGTTCCATCTTCATCGCAGTGCAGGAATGAGCATTGATGAAATTGATGCGCTTTTGAACCGACAATCCGGTGTAAAAGGCATTTCAGGTGTGAATGATTTCCGGGAATTAAGTCAGCTTATCGAGCAGGAAAACCAAGACGCTTGGTTGGCTTATAACGTCTATATCCACCAATTACGGCGTTATATTGGTTCCTATATGATTGCCCTTGGTCGAGTAAATGCTATTACTTTTACTGCTGGTGTAGGGGAGAATGCCCCTAATGTTCGTGCGGATGCACTTGCTGGTCTGGAAGGTTTTGGCATCAAGATTGATCCGGAGCGAAATGCACTGCCAAACGACGGTGCACGAGAAATATCCACGGATGATTCGCAAATCAAGGTATTCGTAATTCCGACGAATGAGGAGCTTGCTATTGCCCGTAAAGCAATGAAGCTCGCTACCAAAACTGAGTCCTAG
- a CDS encoding ATP-binding cassette domain-containing protein — MIEVKGLTKQYGRVRAVDNLSFAVKPGIVTGFLGPNGAGKSTTMRMILGLDRPSAGTALINGKKYRSLRNPLNEVGALLDAKAVHPNRTAANHLKWVAASNGIPKRRVDEVLGLVGLSGVAGKKAGKFSLGMGQRLGLATALLGDPGILLLDEPVNGLDPEGIRWVRNFLKGLAAEGRTVMVSSHMLSEMSLTADHLIVIGRGQLVADSSTYDFIKHSSQTSVLVRTPHITEFEGVLTDEGVEFEQEKDAEGRLVFVIKDQEIDYIGDLAYSTQINIRELSERKASLEDAFMTMTGHAVEYQAKGR, encoded by the coding sequence ATGATCGAAGTCAAAGGGCTCACAAAGCAATACGGCCGGGTGCGGGCCGTAGACAACCTGAGTTTCGCTGTGAAACCAGGGATTGTCACTGGCTTTTTAGGGCCCAACGGTGCAGGTAAATCCACTACTATGCGCATGATTCTTGGGTTAGACCGGCCGAGCGCGGGCACTGCACTTATTAATGGTAAAAAGTATCGCAGCCTACGTAATCCACTGAATGAAGTAGGTGCGCTGTTGGATGCGAAGGCAGTGCACCCTAACCGCACTGCCGCCAACCATTTAAAATGGGTCGCTGCTTCGAATGGTATTCCGAAACGTCGAGTTGATGAAGTACTTGGTCTAGTTGGACTCTCCGGAGTAGCTGGTAAAAAAGCCGGTAAATTTTCCCTTGGTATGGGCCAGCGTCTTGGCCTAGCTACAGCACTTCTTGGCGATCCCGGAATCCTTTTGCTGGATGAACCGGTAAATGGCCTTGATCCTGAAGGCATTCGGTGGGTTCGGAACTTCCTGAAAGGGTTGGCTGCCGAGGGGCGTACCGTTATGGTGAGTTCGCACATGCTTTCAGAGATGTCCTTAACTGCGGATCATCTTATTGTGATTGGGCGAGGCCAATTAGTAGCAGATTCCTCGACCTATGACTTTATTAAACACTCTTCCCAAACTTCCGTGCTTGTGCGCACGCCTCATATTACAGAGTTTGAGGGCGTGCTTACTGATGAAGGCGTGGAATTTGAACAAGAAAAGGATGCGGAAGGTCGTCTGGTATTTGTTATTAAAGACCAAGAAATTGATTATATTGGGGATTTAGCGTATTCGACCCAAATTAATATTAGAGAGCTTTCGGAGCGAAAAGCCTCACTTGAAGACGCATTTATGACAATGACTGGTCATGCTGTTGAATATCAGGCAAAGGGGCGGTAA
- the thiO gene encoding glycine oxidase ThiO: protein MNISVIGGSIVGLACAYRLASAGCKVTIYAPEMPGTDGAGWVAGGMLGAYTEAWPGEQDMLFLGVAALDSWLHMGAELGGDMFTGEGTLVTGVDEADAAEIATIREFVAGYYPDAFRTVTRRELRVIEPSLRRGLRGGIVCDDEHAVDNRIAMTSLARGCNNLGVDWVRTVVEDIHEVPGERVVVAAGAGSEKLIGLPIREVKGEVLRLRRRASSQEPPRRTIRARVHGRSVYLVPRDWGLAVGATEYEQGHDVEPTAGGVRQLLDDAALIFPGIEDYAFDEVIAGLRPYSPDNKPYIGAVDDRIIAACGHGRNGILLSALTADAVLAEIAGEPLPIMRLTDPHRFEKVEQ, encoded by the coding sequence GTGAACATAAGTGTCATTGGCGGTTCAATTGTCGGCTTGGCCTGTGCATACCGACTGGCAAGTGCAGGATGCAAGGTGACAATATATGCGCCCGAAATGCCAGGTACTGATGGCGCGGGCTGGGTCGCTGGTGGCATGCTCGGCGCATACACGGAGGCTTGGCCGGGAGAGCAGGATATGTTATTCCTGGGCGTTGCTGCGCTGGATAGTTGGTTACATATGGGGGCCGAATTAGGTGGCGATATGTTTACCGGCGAAGGGACATTAGTTACCGGTGTAGATGAGGCTGATGCTGCTGAAATTGCCACGATTAGGGAATTTGTAGCTGGGTATTATCCAGATGCTTTCCGCACAGTTACGCGACGCGAATTGCGGGTAATTGAACCGAGTTTACGTCGTGGATTGCGTGGCGGAATTGTATGTGATGATGAACATGCAGTGGATAATCGTATTGCAATGACTTCTCTTGCACGTGGTTGCAATAACCTCGGTGTGGACTGGGTTCGCACTGTGGTTGAGGATATTCATGAAGTTCCGGGGGAGAGGGTTGTAGTTGCTGCTGGTGCAGGTTCTGAAAAACTTATTGGGCTACCCATTCGAGAGGTAAAAGGTGAGGTTTTACGTCTGCGTCGGCGGGCGTCTTCACAGGAACCACCACGCCGTACTATTCGTGCACGTGTACATGGGCGTTCGGTGTATTTAGTTCCACGGGATTGGGGTCTTGCGGTTGGTGCAACTGAGTATGAGCAGGGGCATGATGTGGAGCCCACAGCTGGGGGTGTTCGTCAATTGCTTGACGACGCCGCACTTATCTTCCCAGGCATTGAAGATTACGCATTCGACGAGGTTATTGCCGGACTGCGACCATATTCTCCCGATAATAAACCATATATTGGCGCTGTTGATGATCGTATTATTGCCGCCTGTGGGCATGGTCGAAACGGTATTCTATTGTCGGCGCTTACGGCTGATGCGGTGCTGGCTGAAATCGCAGGGGAACCTCTGCCAATTATGCGCCTAACAGACCCACACCGCTTTGAGAAAGTGGAGCAATAA
- a CDS encoding thiazole synthase has product MRKQYQSILLRRCKVDNLVIAGREFSSRLIMGTGGAANQHILREALVASGTEITTVAMRRVDSKTGTGMIRLLDELGIFVLPNTAGCHTAAEAVLTAQLAREALQTNWIKLEVIADDRTLLPDGIELLDAAEQLVDDGFVVLPYTTDDPILARQLEEAGCAAVMPLAAPIGTGLGIQNPHNLSMITAAAKVPVICDAGIGTASDAAMAMELGCSAVLLATAVTRADNPVQMAVAMKHAVIAGREAHQAGRIPKRFWGQASSPERD; this is encoded by the coding sequence ATGCGCAAGCAGTATCAATCGATATTATTACGGCGGTGCAAGGTGGATAACCTTGTGATTGCTGGCCGTGAATTTAGCTCTCGGCTCATTATGGGCACCGGTGGCGCCGCCAACCAACATATTCTCCGCGAAGCACTGGTTGCGTCTGGTACTGAAATTACTACAGTGGCAATGCGAAGGGTTGATTCTAAAACTGGCACTGGCATGATTCGTCTGCTTGATGAGCTCGGCATTTTTGTGCTCCCCAATACTGCTGGTTGCCATACCGCTGCGGAAGCAGTACTTACCGCACAATTAGCGCGCGAAGCTTTGCAAACTAACTGGATCAAACTGGAAGTTATCGCGGATGATCGCACATTACTCCCCGATGGTATTGAGCTTCTCGACGCCGCCGAACAACTCGTCGATGATGGCTTTGTGGTGCTTCCATACACCACCGATGACCCCATCCTTGCCCGACAACTTGAAGAGGCCGGATGCGCCGCTGTAATGCCGCTTGCCGCTCCAATTGGAACGGGCCTAGGGATTCAAAATCCGCATAATCTTTCGATGATTACAGCGGCGGCCAAGGTTCCAGTGATTTGTGATGCTGGTATTGGTACCGCATCAGATGCTGCAATGGCCATGGAACTCGGATGCTCTGCTGTACTGCTTGCCACCGCGGTGACGAGAGCAGATAATCCAGTACAAATGGCAGTAGCTATGAAGCATGCCGTGATTGCGGGGCGAGAAGCACATCAGGCAGGAAGGATTCCAAAGCGATTTTGGGGACAAGCTAGTTCCCCCGAACGCGACTAA
- the thiS gene encoding sulfur carrier protein ThiS, whose protein sequence is MDVELNGELQTVGKEITIRALVNEVAGQERGVAVAVNGAVLPRAQWDITLADAQAVSIDIITAVQGG, encoded by the coding sequence ATGGACGTTGAGCTCAATGGTGAGCTTCAGACGGTCGGTAAAGAAATTACTATCCGTGCTCTTGTCAATGAGGTTGCTGGACAAGAGCGTGGAGTAGCGGTGGCAGTAAATGGTGCTGTTCTGCCCCGCGCTCAATGGGATATCACGCTTGCTGATGCGCAAGCAGTATCAATCGATATTATTACGGCGGTGCAAGGTGGATAA
- a CDS encoding MCP four helix bundle domain-containing protein has protein sequence MSHQPSALDGYSEAMSTPVTHDHWLDAVGSHEPSKRQRAFAIVRRWLDSFGFISTSPGKLVAATVLVSIGIFAAGYSMSVSSDERQQALDTLITNTEPMAYASHSVYSSLSIADTTAATGFVQAGVEDPANRERYSEAIRLASVSLAEAAAKQNEDTAPLILTVQQHLPVYTGLVEAARANNRVGNPVGAAYMAEASALMREQILPAASTLYLKTSDEMATQQEQLTRVQWIPISGLVAAVILLVIIQWWLFTMTRRRLNIGFVVATVLMVAATAWVGTANWMNWSAGSAAYKQASGPLFSLTNARIQAQKARTEETLALVHRQNLDPSDSTFVQASKRVSEALDEFEQSSLNEQVSDANTLATARTNLESWTKHHRSLLDAQRTGDHQAAVLHTSGKPSSFDALDQSLAALMGKARTSLRSYISEGLSATRLVATPVLILSLLSVFAVWIGIRPRFQEYL, from the coding sequence ATGAGTCACCAGCCTAGTGCCCTTGACGGGTATTCTGAAGCAATGAGCACCCCCGTCACTCATGATCATTGGCTTGATGCGGTGGGATCACACGAGCCCTCCAAACGTCAGCGCGCCTTTGCTATTGTGCGACGTTGGCTAGATAGTTTCGGATTTATCTCCACATCTCCAGGAAAACTTGTGGCCGCAACTGTACTGGTCAGCATAGGAATTTTCGCCGCCGGCTATTCCATGTCAGTGTCTTCGGATGAACGGCAGCAAGCACTGGATACGCTCATAACCAATACCGAACCTATGGCCTATGCCTCACATAGTGTGTATTCCTCATTATCAATAGCGGACACCACAGCCGCTACTGGTTTTGTTCAAGCTGGCGTCGAAGACCCCGCAAACCGGGAACGTTATTCAGAAGCTATTCGCCTTGCAAGTGTTTCCTTAGCTGAAGCCGCAGCCAAACAAAATGAAGATACTGCACCACTTATTCTCACTGTGCAGCAACACTTACCAGTGTATACCGGGCTGGTAGAGGCAGCTCGGGCAAATAATCGAGTTGGAAATCCGGTGGGTGCTGCATATATGGCGGAAGCTTCCGCATTAATGCGGGAACAAATCCTGCCCGCAGCCTCCACATTGTATTTAAAAACCTCCGATGAAATGGCCACCCAACAGGAACAGCTAACCCGTGTTCAATGGATTCCCATTTCAGGATTAGTTGCTGCGGTGATTTTGCTGGTGATTATTCAATGGTGGCTGTTTACTATGACACGACGTCGGCTGAATATTGGGTTTGTAGTGGCAACCGTATTAATGGTGGCTGCAACGGCGTGGGTTGGTACAGCGAATTGGATGAATTGGAGTGCAGGATCGGCCGCTTATAAACAGGCTTCGGGACCACTGTTTTCACTTACCAATGCGCGAATCCAGGCACAGAAAGCACGCACTGAGGAAACGCTGGCACTAGTCCACCGCCAAAATTTGGATCCCTCCGATAGTACGTTTGTACAAGCCTCCAAACGGGTAAGTGAAGCGCTTGATGAATTTGAACAAAGCTCCCTAAACGAGCAGGTGTCCGATGCAAATACCCTCGCCACAGCACGCACAAATTTAGAGTCCTGGACTAAACACCATCGCTCGCTTCTCGACGCCCAGCGCACAGGAGATCATCAAGCTGCGGTATTGCACACCTCCGGCAAACCTTCATCATTCGATGCGCTCGATCAAAGCCTAGCGGCACTTATGGGGAAAGCACGAACATCACTACGCTCGTATATTAGTGAAGGACTTTCGGCTACCCGGCTGGTTGCCACTCCGGTGCTGATTCTTTCACTACTTTCCGTATTTGCAGTATGGATCGGTATCCGACCAAGGTTCCAGGAGTACCTATGA